Proteins encoded together in one Olsenella timonensis window:
- a CDS encoding response regulator transcription factor: MARVLVVEDDAAINDVVATRLSRDGHTVVQAFSGSEARLLLGEGSVAFDVVVCDLMLPGVTGEGLVGLIRGRDAATPIVVISARTAPADKIGLLALGADDYLAKPFDLDELAARVEVQLRHRGAVPVGREGILRYRRWALDPGARTLMVDGETEVPLTKIEFNILEQLLRRPSKVFSKAELFELAWGEPYAGDDSTVAVHVSNIRAKLRATGTDGYLKTVWGMGFKLA; the protein is encoded by the coding sequence ATGGCACGAGTGCTGGTCGTGGAGGATGACGCGGCGATCAACGACGTGGTGGCCACGCGTCTCTCGCGCGACGGTCACACCGTCGTGCAGGCGTTCTCAGGTTCCGAGGCGCGTCTGCTGCTGGGCGAGGGAAGCGTCGCCTTTGACGTGGTCGTCTGCGACCTCATGCTGCCCGGCGTGACGGGCGAGGGGCTCGTTGGACTCATCCGTGGGCGTGACGCCGCGACCCCGATCGTCGTGATCTCCGCCCGCACCGCGCCGGCCGACAAGATCGGGCTTCTGGCCTTGGGCGCCGACGACTATCTGGCCAAGCCCTTCGACCTCGACGAGCTGGCGGCCCGCGTGGAGGTGCAGCTGCGTCACCGTGGCGCCGTCCCCGTCGGCCGGGAGGGGATCCTGCGCTACCGTCGCTGGGCGCTCGACCCCGGTGCGCGCACGCTCATGGTCGACGGCGAGACGGAGGTTCCGCTCACCAAGATCGAGTTCAACATCCTCGAGCAGCTTCTTCGCAGACCGAGCAAGGTGTTCTCAAAGGCCGAGCTCTTCGAGCTGGCATGGGGCGAGCCCTACGCCGGCGATGACTCCACGGTCGCGGTGCACGTGTCAAACATCCGTGCCAAGCTGCGGGCAACCGGCACCGACGGCTACCTCAAGACCGTCTGGGGCATGGGCTTCAAGCTCGCATGA
- a CDS encoding ATP-binding cassette domain-containing protein, which translates to MNVIETCGLTKRYRRKLAVDHLDMTVAAGDIYGFVGKNGSGKSTTMKMVAGLARPTDGEVVLFGDPVGGGATPQGFSRMGALIESPGVLASLTARDNLVAKALALGMTHAGQVADDLLGLVGLEPTDHRRVKAYSLGMKQRLGLALALVGSPDLLLLDEPFNGLDPEATRAMRLALVRLNREHGVTIMISSHVLDQLDRVATRFGVISDGRLAAEFTDEELHERCGSSVRVRLAEPERGFVLLEQELPAAAMRVEPDGAITITGASADEVSGAVFAAGLEVRELATVERDIEEYFVELMGGTDAEKNGGAR; encoded by the coding sequence GTGAACGTCATAGAGACGTGCGGCCTCACCAAGCGCTACCGCCGCAAGCTGGCCGTCGACCACCTTGACATGACCGTCGCCGCAGGAGACATCTACGGCTTTGTGGGCAAGAACGGCTCGGGGAAGTCCACCACGATGAAGATGGTCGCGGGCCTGGCTCGTCCCACTGACGGCGAGGTCGTCCTCTTCGGCGACCCGGTCGGGGGTGGCGCCACCCCGCAGGGGTTCTCCCGCATGGGCGCGCTCATCGAGAGCCCCGGCGTGCTGGCCAGCCTTACCGCCCGGGACAACCTCGTCGCCAAGGCGCTCGCGCTCGGCATGACGCACGCGGGCCAGGTCGCGGACGACCTGCTCGGCCTTGTGGGGCTGGAGCCGACCGACCACCGGCGCGTGAAGGCCTACTCGCTCGGCATGAAGCAGCGCCTGGGGCTCGCGCTCGCGCTCGTGGGCAGCCCCGACCTGCTGCTCCTGGACGAGCCGTTCAACGGCCTCGACCCCGAGGCGACGCGGGCCATGCGCCTCGCGCTCGTGCGGCTCAACCGCGAGCACGGGGTCACGATTATGATTTCCTCCCACGTCCTCGACCAGCTCGACCGCGTGGCGACGCGCTTCGGCGTCATCTCGGACGGGCGTCTCGCGGCGGAGTTCACCGACGAGGAGCTGCACGAGCGCTGCGGCAGCTCCGTGCGCGTGCGCCTGGCGGAGCCGGAGCGCGGGTTCGTCCTGCTCGAGCAGGAGCTCCCCGCGGCGGCGATGCGCGTCGAGCCCGACGGCGCCATCACCATTACGGGCGCGTCGGCCGACGAGGTCAGCGGGGCGGTCTTCGCGGCCGGGCTCGAGGTTCGCGAGCTCGCGACCGTCGAGCGCGACATCGAGGAGTATTTCGTCGAACTCATGGGCGGCACAGACGCCGAGAAGAACGGCGGTGCGCGATGA